Proteins encoded within one genomic window of Amycolatopsis nigrescens CSC17Ta-90:
- a CDS encoding GAF domain-containing sensor histidine kinase — MEMDLAARALSAATEITTAALSGDDPDAVLGSVVRQAVELAEADLGLVMVRTDDGSVAVEAAHGADGPVTGELLGLVLPSTSAAGRVARGGETVVSDDFTTDPRTAPFVPAELRRFGPFAAAPFGSAGRVLGALTVYRLSAGEPFSAATVQVLTAFAAQAGVVLALAEGANARHRVTLYQERERIARELHDVIVQRLYAAGMQLDRVRRRMRKRFAQADGARLGEAIDQLDQTIEEIRGTVRALRSPAPEEDVPAATDLAESARGEVRIAGELLGFPPTLELSGELAGIPAEAADHLRAALREALSNVVRHSGASETRVTLHRDAEGVRLRVRDNGSGVPQGVATRGLRHLAERAETAGGKFFVNSSPSLGTLVAFDLPLPEES; from the coding sequence ATGGAAATGGACCTTGCCGCGCGGGCGCTGAGCGCCGCCACCGAGATCACCACCGCCGCGCTGTCCGGGGACGACCCGGACGCCGTGCTCGGCTCGGTGGTGCGCCAGGCCGTCGAGCTGGCCGAGGCCGACCTCGGCCTGGTCATGGTGCGCACCGACGACGGGAGCGTCGCGGTGGAGGCGGCGCACGGCGCGGACGGCCCGGTCACCGGCGAGCTGCTCGGCTTGGTGCTGCCCTCGACCTCGGCCGCCGGACGGGTCGCGCGCGGCGGGGAGACGGTGGTGTCCGACGACTTCACCACCGACCCGCGCACCGCGCCCTTCGTGCCGGCCGAACTGCGCCGGTTCGGCCCGTTCGCCGCCGCGCCGTTCGGGTCCGCCGGGCGGGTGCTCGGCGCGCTGACCGTGTACCGGCTCTCCGCCGGTGAGCCGTTCTCGGCGGCCACGGTGCAGGTGCTCACCGCGTTCGCCGCGCAGGCCGGGGTGGTGCTGGCGCTGGCCGAAGGCGCCAACGCCCGGCACCGGGTGACCCTCTACCAGGAACGGGAGCGGATCGCCCGCGAACTGCACGACGTGATCGTGCAGCGGCTGTACGCCGCGGGCATGCAGCTCGACCGGGTGCGGCGGCGGATGCGAAAGCGGTTCGCCCAGGCCGACGGTGCCCGGCTCGGCGAGGCCATCGACCAGCTGGACCAGACGATCGAGGAGATCCGGGGCACGGTGCGCGCGCTGCGTTCCCCGGCGCCGGAGGAGGACGTGCCCGCGGCCACCGACCTGGCCGAGTCCGCCAGGGGCGAGGTGCGCATCGCCGGTGAGCTGCTCGGTTTCCCGCCGACCCTGGAGCTGTCCGGGGAGCTGGCCGGCATCCCCGCCGAGGCAGCCGACCACCTGCGGGCCGCCCTGCGCGAGGCACTGTCCAATGTGGTCAGACATTCCGGGGCGAGCGAGACCAGGGTGACCCTGCACCGGGACGCCGAGGGCGTGCGGTTGCGGGTGCGGGACAACGGTTCCGGGGTGCCGCAGGGGGTGGCCACCCGCGGCCTGCGCCATCTAGCCGAGCGGGCGGAGACCGCCGGTGGCAAATTCTTCGTGAACTCTTCGCCGAGCCTGGGCACCCTGGTCGCCTTCGACCTGCCCCTGCCGGAGGAAAGCTGA